Proteins encoded together in one Shewanella acanthi window:
- a CDS encoding Glu/Leu/Phe/Val dehydrogenase dimerization domain-containing protein: MAVFNHVSFDEHEQVVFCHDKESGLKAIVAIHNTNLGPAVGGCRMWNYQSDDEALTDVLRLSRGMTYKNALAGLTMGGGKSVIIADPKRPDREALFRAFGRFINSLGGRYYSAEDVGTTTADIMIAHEETPYMAGLEGKSGDPSPFTALGTYLGIKAAVKHKLGLESLEGLKIAVQGVGHVGYYLCKHLHEEGAQLVVTDIHQASLDKVATDFGATVVAPQDIYIQDVDVYAPCALGATLNDSTLPLLKAKIVAGCANNQLAEVRHGEQLKEMGILYAPDYVINAGGIINVSFENNYDAAKSEAKVREIYNTLLKIFAKADAENRTTGDVADEMARAIYQAAKV, from the coding sequence GTGGCTGTATTTAATCATGTATCCTTTGACGAACATGAACAGGTGGTATTCTGTCATGATAAAGAAAGTGGCCTAAAAGCCATTGTTGCCATCCATAACACCAACCTCGGCCCCGCCGTTGGTGGTTGCCGGATGTGGAACTATCAATCCGATGACGAAGCCCTGACAGACGTCTTACGCCTCTCCCGCGGCATGACCTACAAGAATGCCCTTGCGGGTTTAACCATGGGTGGCGGCAAATCTGTGATTATCGCCGATCCAAAGCGCCCCGATCGCGAAGCCCTATTCCGTGCCTTTGGTCGTTTTATCAATAGTTTAGGCGGTCGCTACTATTCGGCAGAAGATGTCGGTACCACAACGGCCGACATTATGATTGCCCATGAAGAAACGCCTTATATGGCCGGCCTTGAAGGTAAAAGCGGTGATCCGTCACCGTTCACTGCCCTTGGCACTTATTTAGGGATCAAAGCAGCCGTTAAACATAAGCTCGGGTTAGAAAGCTTAGAAGGGCTTAAAATCGCCGTTCAAGGTGTTGGCCACGTTGGTTACTACCTGTGTAAACACTTGCATGAAGAAGGCGCGCAGTTAGTTGTTACCGATATTCACCAGGCCTCTTTAGACAAAGTTGCCACTGATTTTGGCGCAACCGTTGTCGCACCTCAGGATATCTACATTCAAGACGTAGATGTTTACGCACCATGTGCGTTAGGTGCTACCCTGAACGATTCCACCCTGCCGCTGCTAAAGGCCAAAATTGTCGCGGGCTGCGCGAACAATCAATTAGCTGAAGTACGTCATGGCGAACAATTAAAGGAAATGGGCATTCTGTACGCGCCAGATTATGTGATTAACGCTGGCGGCATTATCAACGTATCATTTGAAAACAATTATGATGCGGCCAAATCTGAAGCCAAAGTGCGTGAAATCTATAACACCCTGTTAAAAATCTTCGCTAAGGCAGATGCAGAAAACCGCACAACAGGTGATGTTGCCGACGAAATGGCCCGTGCCATTTACCAAGCTGCTAAGGTGTAA
- a CDS encoding S8 family serine peptidase — protein sequence MKQLFKRSRIAATCLMAMGLTSNYAMAEDDAMLIDSKSNAVQFTLITGEVVTAVVRTDGTLGGIRLMGENGTEVITSVFQNKNGQYIISPKAQKLVDSRTVDMELFNITKLHAAGYDDASTDKLPVIIEYQDGTLAGSAVPNAIEGATLTDEIELIDSASFGISKDKAAQVIESLSNDMTVKAVWLDAVIKAEPVTSSGVNALANLKPTVPLTGAYGNLANKYNGKGVLVAVLDTGYDTEHPDLAGQVLVSKDFSYSSNGVDDLNSHGTHTASTIAGTGHESDGLYAGMAPGAKLLVGKVLSNSGSGSTTGILNGMIWAVNQGADIVSMSLGGSGTSCQGPLVDMVEALSDKALFVISAGNSFTRESVGIPGCAPSALTVGAADRENNTATFSSRGPSPDGHSAKPDITSQGVDVIAAASGGNGDTAYRAMSGTSMSAPHVAGGAAIVMEARPDLTPRQVKEVLTSSVLPTDAHVLEQGAGPMDVNRAVGQSIIAPPNMELGSFAYDQDIGVTQTQVTLTNVSNKDVTLKLKMSLIGEDGKTQMPATLAGLGVKSIVVPANGTADVPVWIDSSVALRSGAYGAITGRIEGTTTGKTDVHVTVPVSFWIQQPEVNLSLNVTDMRGKPAASPSKVYLMNEEDDWGQAVTLTNGQANLKVPEGNYTIVANVMTYDNDTTTTGLVESAAQMAVLNRKVSQDTHLEFDARNAEKLEFKASKPLAPQGYSFGFTYALDDNKLAKLAAMDLAPDYVKEMYTWSQGHDDRFRSFVTTRAFAPETVLKMQNGEVLDYNKQGLAMSFNGEGSAEVVFVGDGGYSTKWADYDLQGRIALIGNPYYFTSTMVNSALKNGAIGVIFYRPGMNGRYKGTIGGTPRIPAVAVSSEQGEALLAEVQAGNNVVSWKGIAAERTPYAYSINHITDGHINGGQVVLQEQKMNKIQAAYHSQNDERPVFVDVMAMTNSTGEFYSTGSTQMVMTPVVRDEYYTATTKNMWTNLVMPGSSITTEGAYFDGPRMMTEGGKETTTWLKGPKAGSQLSNGGVIAYRDTNTVGFSIVRFGDASGHDGTTGYNAQSLYGLKVNGVNSYLDTGKVTLPDSNAQVELEIRSYPRGVGSSSPIKDNLGSFYQGIYTFNTDSGKQGAQAVLVPKIDVPVAIDNTLPAGEPAMVKLAGLMDGIGQVDLSDVTLEYGYGQECSLTTPSVSIYCPVSTKFAETSWQVAEVKQINGEWVATIPNSTVAGNFVHLRVQMKSDDSSVKQTMMRVYMLK from the coding sequence ATGAAGCAACTTTTTAAGCGTAGCCGTATCGCGGCGACCTGCCTTATGGCAATGGGTCTGACTTCAAATTATGCCATGGCTGAAGATGACGCCATGCTAATCGATAGCAAGTCAAATGCCGTACAATTCACCTTAATCACCGGTGAAGTAGTCACAGCTGTCGTTCGTACAGATGGCACTCTGGGTGGTATTCGCCTGATGGGTGAGAATGGTACCGAAGTGATCACCAGTGTTTTCCAAAATAAAAATGGTCAATACATCATTTCGCCTAAAGCGCAGAAGCTAGTTGATAGCCGAACTGTAGACATGGAGCTTTTCAACATCACTAAACTGCATGCAGCCGGTTACGATGATGCTTCAACTGATAAATTACCCGTTATTATCGAATACCAAGATGGCACACTGGCAGGATCTGCGGTACCAAATGCTATCGAAGGGGCGACCTTAACCGACGAAATCGAACTCATTGACAGTGCTTCGTTTGGGATCAGCAAAGATAAAGCGGCTCAGGTGATTGAATCCCTTAGCAACGATATGACCGTTAAGGCCGTGTGGTTAGATGCTGTTATCAAGGCTGAACCTGTCACGTCTAGCGGCGTAAATGCGTTGGCGAACTTAAAACCAACAGTACCATTAACGGGTGCTTACGGTAATTTAGCAAATAAATATAATGGTAAAGGTGTTCTCGTTGCGGTACTCGATACTGGCTACGATACTGAGCATCCTGATCTTGCGGGCCAAGTATTAGTAAGCAAAGATTTTAGCTACTCAAGCAACGGTGTGGATGATTTAAACAGTCATGGCACCCATACGGCATCGACCATTGCAGGTACTGGCCATGAGTCTGATGGCCTTTATGCGGGTATGGCACCTGGCGCTAAGTTACTGGTTGGTAAGGTGTTATCAAATTCCGGTTCGGGTTCAACCACGGGTATCCTTAACGGTATGATTTGGGCCGTCAACCAAGGTGCTGACATTGTCAGTATGTCACTCGGTGGCAGTGGCACAAGCTGCCAAGGTCCACTGGTTGATATGGTTGAAGCGTTAAGTGATAAAGCGCTATTTGTTATTTCTGCGGGCAACAGCTTTACCCGTGAATCAGTAGGTATTCCAGGTTGTGCGCCAAGCGCCTTAACCGTTGGCGCTGCCGATAGAGAGAACAACACTGCCACCTTCTCATCACGTGGTCCATCTCCAGATGGCCATTCAGCGAAACCTGATATTACTTCACAGGGTGTGGATGTTATTGCTGCCGCATCAGGTGGTAACGGCGATACTGCCTACCGTGCGATGTCTGGCACCTCTATGTCAGCGCCACACGTAGCAGGCGGCGCGGCAATTGTGATGGAAGCAAGACCTGATTTGACACCACGTCAGGTGAAGGAAGTATTGACGTCTTCTGTTCTGCCAACCGATGCCCATGTGTTAGAGCAGGGTGCTGGTCCTATGGATGTTAACCGCGCTGTTGGCCAAAGCATTATTGCACCGCCAAATATGGAATTAGGTTCATTTGCCTATGACCAAGATATCGGAGTAACCCAAACTCAGGTGACTCTTACCAACGTATCGAATAAAGACGTTACGTTGAAGCTCAAAATGAGTTTGATAGGTGAAGACGGCAAAACTCAAATGCCAGCGACCTTAGCGGGCCTAGGCGTTAAGTCAATCGTCGTCCCAGCAAACGGTACTGCTGATGTGCCAGTGTGGATTGACTCAAGTGTTGCCCTGCGTAGCGGTGCATATGGTGCGATCACTGGTCGTATCGAAGGCACTACAACGGGTAAAACCGATGTGCATGTGACAGTGCCGGTGTCATTCTGGATCCAGCAACCAGAAGTAAACCTAAGCCTGAATGTGACTGATATGCGCGGTAAACCAGCCGCTTCTCCATCAAAAGTGTATTTGATGAATGAAGAAGATGACTGGGGTCAAGCGGTGACCTTAACTAACGGTCAAGCGAACCTGAAAGTTCCCGAGGGGAACTACACTATTGTGGCTAACGTCATGACCTATGACAATGATACCACGACCACTGGTCTGGTTGAGTCTGCGGCTCAAATGGCGGTATTAAACCGCAAAGTGAGCCAAGACACCCATCTTGAGTTTGATGCTCGTAATGCTGAAAAACTGGAATTTAAAGCGAGTAAGCCTTTAGCTCCCCAGGGCTATTCATTCGGCTTTACCTATGCGCTTGACGATAACAAGCTAGCAAAATTAGCTGCGATGGACTTAGCACCTGATTATGTGAAGGAGATGTACACATGGTCCCAGGGCCATGACGATCGTTTCCGTTCATTCGTGACGACCCGTGCTTTTGCGCCAGAAACCGTACTTAAGATGCAAAACGGCGAAGTGCTCGATTACAATAAACAAGGTTTGGCAATGTCCTTCAATGGTGAGGGCAGCGCTGAAGTGGTGTTTGTTGGAGATGGTGGTTATAGCACTAAATGGGCTGATTACGATCTACAAGGTCGTATTGCACTGATTGGTAACCCTTACTACTTCACTTCGACTATGGTGAATAGCGCGCTGAAAAATGGCGCAATCGGGGTGATTTTCTATCGTCCAGGTATGAATGGACGTTATAAAGGCACAATCGGTGGTACACCACGTATTCCAGCTGTTGCAGTGAGCTCTGAACAGGGTGAAGCGTTACTCGCGGAAGTTCAAGCGGGTAACAACGTTGTGAGTTGGAAAGGGATTGCGGCAGAGCGTACACCTTATGCTTATTCTATCAACCACATCACCGATGGTCATATCAATGGTGGTCAAGTAGTATTGCAAGAACAGAAAATGAACAAAATTCAAGCGGCTTATCACTCACAAAATGATGAGCGCCCCGTGTTTGTTGACGTGATGGCAATGACTAACAGCACTGGTGAGTTCTACTCTACGGGTAGTACGCAAATGGTGATGACGCCGGTTGTTCGTGATGAGTACTACACTGCAACGACTAAAAATATGTGGACTAACTTAGTGATGCCAGGTTCTTCAATTACAACAGAAGGCGCTTACTTTGATGGTCCTCGTATGATGACTGAAGGCGGTAAAGAAACCACAACTTGGTTAAAAGGTCCTAAAGCGGGCAGCCAATTGTCTAACGGTGGTGTAATTGCATACCGCGACACTAACACCGTTGGTTTTAGTATTGTGCGTTTTGGTGATGCGAGTGGTCACGATGGCACAACAGGCTATAACGCACAGTCTCTATATGGGCTGAAAGTGAATGGTGTTAACTCTTACCTCGATACCGGTAAGGTGACATTGCCTGATAGCAATGCACAGGTTGAGTTGGAGATCCGTTCGTACCCTCGCGGTGTAGGTAGTAGCTCTCCTATTAAAGATAACTTAGGTTCGTTCTACCAAGGTATTTATACCTTTAACACTGACTCTGGCAAGCAAGGTGCCCAAGCTGTACTGGTTCCTAAAATTGATGTGCCGGTAGCGATTGATAACACCTTACCAGCAGGTGAACCTGCCATGGTTAAACTCGCGGGTCTGATGGACGGTATCGGTCAAGTAGACCTGTCTGATGTAACACTTGAATATGGTTACGGCCAAGAGTGTTCATTAACGACTCCATCAGTTTCTATCTATTGTCCTGTTAGCACTAAATTTGCTGAAACTTCATGGCAAGTTGCAGAAGTTAAACAAATTAATGGTGAATGGGTTGCCACAATTCCTAACAGCACTGTTGCAGGCAATTTTGTTCACTTACGTGTACAAATGAAATCTGATGACAGCTCTGTTAAACAAACCATGATGCGTGTTTACATGCTCAAATAA